The following DNA comes from Streptomyces sp. NBC_00102.
CCCGCCCTCCCGGCGAACGCCGGCACCAGCGTCCCCGCCTCCGCCGACTTCACGGGCGGCTTCAGCCGGGTCGACGTACGCGCGGACGGCTCCGGCTGCGACCTGAAGTGGGACACCAACGTCCGCTCCTCCGCCGTGCCCCGGCTGTCCACGGCGGACGGCCTCCTCCACACCATCGTCCGCAGCCCGCTCATCCCGGGCACCAACAGCACGTCCATCCTGGACAACTTCGCCTACGCGGAGATCGACCCGGAGACCGGCAAGACGGTGCGCACCAAGTCCGTCGGTACCGGTTCGCTCTTCGACTCCCTCCAGATGGTGGGCTCCATCGCCCCGGGCGGCGTGGTCTACCAGGGGACCATCACCGGAGTGGTGCGCATCAACAACGGCTGATCCCGGGGAAGGCGAGGACGGTGACGTGGTGTTCCGGCGCGGCCCGGCCGGCCGGGAAGCCACGTCACCGTCGGTGTCAGTCCTCGGCGTCCCGGAAGGGCCTGTCGCCGCGCGGCTTGACCTCCCTCCACGCCCAGGCGCTGACGGCGTCGTCGCGGCCGTCGTGAAGGAGGAACAGGACGCCCCGGTGCTCGGCGCCGGCCGCTTCCAGGGCGAAGGCCTTGCGGTCGGCGCCGGCGGGGAGGGCCGCCACGACACGGCCGTACTCCTCCCTCGCCCGCTCGACGAGCCGGTCGTGCCGCTCGCGCAGAGAGGCCGCGACGGCGCGGGTCCAGTCGGCGAACTCGTCGGGCACCTCGTCGAACAGGACTGCCGGGTCCTGACCGGACGCCAGCACTTCCCAGACGGTCCGTTCGTTGGTGCCGGTGAACAGCTTGTGCAGGGCGAGGTAGGCGGACAGCTTGATCTTCGCCCTGGCTCCGGAGGCGTAGCGGATGACGTACCCCTCCTCGTCCGTACCGTCGGCCCTCACTCCGTCCAGGGTGGTGCTCGTGGCGGCCAGCCGCTCCAGTTCCGCGAGACCGTCCCGCAGACCCCAGGACCGGACGACCGTGCCGATGGGCTTCCAGCCCGGGGCGACGGAGGACAGCGGTTCCTCCACGCGGTCGGCCGGCCGGTAGGCGGCGAGGAGGACGAGGTCTTCGCGCCGCCCGTAGTCGACGACGACCCGATTGGCGGGGTAGACCGCCTCGGCGAGGTAGGTGAGTTCGGGGTCGAGGCCGGACAGGTCGGCGGCGTCGAGGACGGCCTGGGCCCACTGGGCCTGCCCGGAGACGAAGCTTCCCTTCGACGCGGCGTGCCAGCGGCCGTCGTAGTGGAAGACGATGATCAGCGAACCGTCCGTCTTCTCGAATATCTCGAACGGCTCGGCGGGCAGCGGCGGGGCGAAGTCGTGCGCTCCGTGCATGGCCGTCAGGAAGATCTTCGGGAACGGCAGGGCGACCACCGCGCCGGAGAGGTCGTCGGCGACCAGACCACGGCAGCGCATGGTGACCGGCGTCCACACGTGCCCGTACTGGCATTCTCGCGTGTAGGTGTAGATCGACAGGGGCAGGGTCGGATGGGTTTTCCGGCTGACGTGGCCGGCCTCCATGGCGGCGGCGAGGTCGGCGGGCGGCAGGAGGGTGTCGAGGTCGGTCATGCGGGACAGCTTGCGCGGCGAAGCCCCGGCGGGGCGAAGGCTTTTCGCCGCCACCGGCGGGAGGCGTCCGCATCCGCCGCGGTCCGGCCGGTTCCGGGGACGGGAGTGGCGTCGTCCCGTCCCCGGACTCCGTCATGGGCCCGCCGTCACCTGCCCCGGTGCCGGCAGGAACCCGGTGCTCCGGAAGTACGTCAGATAGCGGTCCAGCACCTCGTCGGTGAGCGGCGGCAGGTGGACGCCGAGGGCGGCCACCGCCCCGATGGTGCGGCCGGAGTCGAAGCGGCGGTGGTCCGTCGCCCCTCCGCCGGCCCCCTCGCCGCCGTGGCCGAGGAACAGCTGGGCCGCGTTGTCGGGCCGGGCCGCGACGCGGGCCTGCCACTCGTCGGCCGGCACGGTACGCACCTCGTGGCCGAGGCGGCGGGCCGCCTCGAAGACCCGGTCCAGGTTTGGCGCGTCCGGGTTGGTGTGGTGGTACGTCGCGTCTCCCGGACTTCCGGAGAGGGCGAGCGCCACCACCGAGGCACTGACGTGGTCCACGGGAACCCAGTCGGTCGAACCGTGCGGCAGGTCCGGTACGGCCTCCGCCTGCAGGCACCCCTTGATCAACTGCCAGAGCAGGTCGCGGTCCTGGCAGGCGCCGGTGGTGGTGTCGCCGCTGATCCGGCCGGGGCGGTGGACGGTCACCGGAAGTCCGCGTTCCCGGGCGAGGCCGACGAGCCCTTCGGCGACCCATTTGCTCTGCGCGTAGCCATCGGGCAGCCCGGCGGCCGGACCTGTCGGACTCGTCTCCGTGAGGATGACGGGAGCGGGGCCGGAGGCGGGGGCGTGGACGCCGGTGGTCGAGACGTAGTGCATCCCGGGTGAGGCGGAGTCGGCGAGCAGGCGCAGCAGTTCCTCCGTGCCGGCGACGTTGGCGGCACGCAGATCTCCGTACGGGGCGGCGAAGTTGACGTGAGCGCCGTTGTGCAGGACGAGCCCGAGTCGGCGTACCAGAGCGGCCCGGTCCTGGGGTGCCAGGCCGAGGCCGGGGGCGGCGAGGTCGCCGGGGACGGGGTGGATCAGCTCGGCGTAACGGGGACTCCAGAGGCCGTAGCGCTCCAGGTTGGCGCGCAGCCGGCCGGCGGCCGTGGGCGTGTCCTCGGCGCGTACCAGGCAGTCGACGGGGCCGCCGGTGGTCTCGATGAGGTCGCGCAGGAGGAATGCGCCGAGGAATCCGGAGGCGCCGGTGAGCAGCGGGCGGGCGGACGGCCGTGCCGGGCTGCGGGCGGGTGCGGGCAGCGGGACGCCCCGGCCGGTGCCGGTGATGTCCGGGGCCAGCCGTACTTCCGCGGCGAGGTCCACTTCGGCAGCGCTTCGCGGCGGGTCCCCCTCCCCCGCTCCTCCCGCCAGCATGCGGTCCACACCCTCGACCGTGGGCGCCGCGAACAGGGCGCGCAGGGTGGGGCGTCGGCCGCAGACCTCCTCGATCCGCCGGGCGAGGGCCACCGCGAGGAGCGAGTGGCCGCCGAGGGCGAAGAAGTCGTCGGTGACGCCGACCCGGTCCACGCCGAGGGTCTCGGCGAAGGCTGCGCAAAGGGCCCTCTCGCGGTCGGTGCGCGGGGGGCGCCCGCCGGTCGGTGCGGTGCGGTCGGGCGCGGGCAGGGCCCGCCGGTCGGTCTTGCCGTTGGGGGTGAGGGGCAGCGCGTCGAGGCGGACGTAGGCGGCGGGGAGCATGTGGCCGGGCAGAGCGGCGGCGAGGTGGACGCGCAGCTCGGACTCGTCGGGCCCGGCCGTGCCCTCCGCGGGCGCGGTGTACGCGACGAGGCGCCGGTCGCCGGGCCGGTCTTCGCGGACGACGGCGCAGGCGGCCGCCACGCCGGGCAGGGTGGTGAGCAGGGCCTCGATCTCGCCGAGTTCGATGCGGAAGCCGCGCAGCTTGACCTGGTCGTCCACGCGGGAGACGTAGACGAGTTCTCGCTGCCCGCCGCCGACTTCGCCCTGCCCGCCCCCGTGTTCGGCGTCGGTGGTCCAGCGGACCAGGTCGCCGGTCCGGTACATCCTGCCGCCGGTGCGGTCGGCCGGGTCGGCCACGAAGCGGGTCGCGGTCAGGCCGGGACGGCCGTGGTAGCCGCGGGCGACTCCGGCCCCGGAGACGTACAGTTCGCCGACGACGCCCGGGGGCACGGGGGCGAGCCGGTCGTCCAGGACGTGGACCCGGGTGCCGTCGACGGGTACGCCGATGGGCACCGTACGGTCCGGGGCGAGGGGTCCGTCCGCGTGCTGGGCGGCGCTCATGGTCGCGCAGACGGTGGTCTCGGTGGGGCCGTAGGCGTTGACGAGGTACCGGTCGGCCGCCCACTCCCGCACCAGGGCCGGTGTGCACGCCTCGCCGGCGAGGACCAGGGTGGTTCCGGTGGGCAGTGAGCCGGCCGGCATCACGGCGAGCGCGGCGGGCGGCAGGGTGAGGTGGGTGGCGCCGCGTTCGCGGACGGTGGCGGCGAGGGTGGGGCCGGGCAGCAGGGCGTCGCGTTCGTCGATCTCCAGGCAGGCGCCGGAGAGCAGCGCCATGCAGAGTTCCCAGAAGGCGGCGTCGAAGCTGACGGACGCCATGTGCAGAACCCGGCTCTCCGGGGTGACGTGCAGTCGCTCGCGCTGCGACGCGGCCATGGCACCGGCACCCCGGTGGGTGACGACGACCCCCTTGGGCCGGCCGGTGGAGCCGGAGGTGTAGATGACGTAAGCGGGATGTTCCGGCAGCGGCCGCCGGAGCGCGGCAGGGCCTTCGCCGGGGTCGCCGGGGCCCCGGTCGCCGGGGTCCGTGGCGTACAGATGGGGCACCGTCGTCGCGGGGAGCCGGCGGTGGATGCCGGGGGTGGTGAGGAGGAGGCGCGGGCGGGCATCCTCGATCATGTAGGAGAGCCGGTCGGCGGGGTAGTCGGGGTCGAGCGGCACGTACGCGGCCCCGGCCTTGAGGACGCCGAGGAGGCCGACGACGAGGTCGTGGGTGCGGGGCAGGGCGACCGCCACCCGGTCCTCGGGGCCGATGCCGAGGGCGTTGAGCCGGCGGGCGAGGGCGTCGGCGCGGGCGTCGAGAGCGGCGTACGTGAGGGTGGTCCGGGCGTCGCGGACGGCGGGCGCGTGGGGGGTGCGCCGGGCCCACTCCTCGTAGAGCGAGGGGACGGTGGAGCCGGGCAGGTCGTCCTCGGGTCCGGCGCCCCAGGCCGTGAGGCGGGTGCGCTCGGTGGCGGTGAGCACCTCGTACGTGTGGAGCGGGCGGCCCGGGTCGGTGGTGACGGCGTCGAGCAGCAGGACGAGCCGTTCGGCGAGAGCGTGGACGGTGGATGCGTCGAAGAGTTCGGTGGCGTAGTCGACGGTGGCGCGCATGCCGTCGGGCGCCCCGTTCCCGTCCTGGGTCTCGGTGAAGGTGAAGGAGAGATCGAACTTGCTCACGGCCGTCCCGACGGGCACGGCCGTGACGGTGAGTCCGGGGAGTTCGGCGGGGGCTGCGGGGGTGTGGTTCTGGAGGACGAGCATGGTCTGGAAGAGCGGGTGGTGGTTCTGCGAGCGTGCGGGGTTGAGGAGTTCGACCAGCCGCTCGAAGGGAACGTCCTGGTTGGCGTGCGCGGAGAGGTCGAACTCCCTGATCTGTGCGAGGAGTTCGAGGAAGGTGGGGTCCCCCGAGAGGTCCGCGCGGAGCACCAGGGTGTTGACGAAGAAGCCGACGAGGTCGGCGGCGGCCTCGTCGGTGCGGCCGGCGACGGCGGTGCCCAGCGGGATGTCGTCCCCGGCGCCGTGACGGGAGAGCGTGAGCGACAGGGCCGCCTGGAGCACCATGAAGACGGTGGTGCCGGTGGCGCGGGCGAGGTCGGTGACCCGTCGCGCGGTGGCGGGGGTCAGGCCGAAGGTGTGGGTGGCGCCGGTGTGCAGGGAGACGGGTGGGCGCGGGCGGTCCCAGGGCAGCTCCACGATCTCGGGCAGCCCGGCCAACGCGCCCCGCCAGTGCGCGAGCTGACGGTTCAGAAGCTCGCTCGGCGCACCCTGTTCACCACCGAGCAGGCGTCGCTGCCAGAGGGCGTGGTCCGCGTGGTCCACACGGGGTGCGGTCCAGCCGGGCGCCTCGCCGCGCAGGCGTGCGCGGTAGGCGGCGCCGAGGTCGCGGGCGAGGGGCGCCAGGGACGAGCCGTCGGCGGCGATGTGGTGGATCACCAGGACGAGGACGTGTGCCGCGCGCGGGACCAGCCGCAGCAGGGTGGCGCGGACCGGGAGCCGGTGTTCGACGTCGATCGGTTCGGCGGCGGCGGCCCGGACGCGGTCGGCGAGTTTCTCCTCGTCGGCGGCCTCGACGGCGAGCGGGAGCCGCACGTCCTCGGGGTCGATGATGTGCTGGCACGGCCCGCCCTCGCGCTCCGGGAAGACGGTGCGCAGGGAGGCGTGCCGGGTGACGACGTCGCGCAGCGCGAGGCGCAGGGCTTCGGTGTCGAGCGGCCCGTCCAGGCGTACGGCGAAGGGGATGTTGTACGTGGCGGAGGGCCCTTCGAGCCGGTGCAGGAACCACAGGCGCTGCTGGGCGTAGGAGAGCGGGAGGGTTGCGGGGCGCTCCTGCGGGACGAGGGCGGGGCGGGCCGGGCGCCTGGCGTCCCGCAGCGCTGCGGCGAGTGTGGCGACGGTGGGGTTCTCGAAGAGGGTGCGGATGTCCGCCTCGGTCTCCAGGGCGGTGCGGACCCGGCCCACGAGACGGGTGGCGAGCAGGGAATGGCCGCCCAGGGAGAAGAAGTTGTCGTCGGCCCCGACGCGGTCCACGCCCAGCACGTCGGCGAAGAGCCCGGCGAGGATCTCCTCGTGGGCGCCGCGCGGCGGCCTTCCGGCCGGGCCGGTCCGCCGGACGGGCGCGGGCAGGGCGTGCCGGTCGAGCTTGCCGTTGGGGGTGAGCGGGAGCGCGTCGAGGGGCTGGATGACGGCCGGCACCATGTACGCGGGCAGCCGGCGGCCGACGTGCGCGGCGAGCAGCCCGGGGTCCGGGGTGCGGCCGGGGGCGGGGACGACGTAGGCGGTGAGGGTGCGGTCGCCGGGCAGGTCCTCGCGGACCAGGACGCAGGCGGCGCGCACGGACGGGTCGGCGCGGAGCGCCGCCTCGATCTCGGCGGGTTCGATGCGGTGGCCGCGCAGTTTGATCTGCTGGTCCGCCCGCGCCAGGTGGTGCAGCGAGCCGTCCGCTCCCCTGCGCACCAGGTCGCCGGTGCGGTACATGCGCGCTCCGCCCCCGGTGAAGGGGTCGGCGAGGAAGCGGGTGGCGGTGAGCCCGGGGCGTCCGAGGTAGCCGCGCGCGACGCCGGGCCCGGCGAGGTACAACTCCCCCTCGGCGCCCGGGGGTACGGGCCGCAGCGCCGCGTCCAGGACGTGGGCGCTCATGCCGTCGAGCGGCCGGCCGATCGGGGGGACCCCGTCGGGTGCGTCGCCGGGGCGGACGCGGTGCAGGGTGGCGAAGGTGGTGGTCTCGGTGGGCCCGTAGGCGTTGAGGACGGCGGTGTCCGGGTGGGCTGCGGCCAGCCGTTGGAGGACCCCGGGTGCGGCGGCCTCGCCGCCGGCGGCGGCCAGGCGCAGCAGGCCGAGGGCGCCGGGGTCGGTCTCGGCGACGACGTTGAACAGGGCGGTCGTCAGGAACGCCGCCGTCACTCCGTGGCGCGCGACGAGCTCGCGGATCGTGGCGGGCTGCAGGGTTCCCTCGGGGGCGAGGACGACGCGGCCCCCGTTGAGGAGGGGGACCCAGATCTCGAAGGTGGAGGCGTCGAAGGCGTACGCCGAGTGCAGGAGGACGGCGTCGGTGGCTCCGTCGCCCCAGGTCCGTTCGGCGGCGAGGGAGGTGATGTCGGCGTGGGTGACGCCGACACCCTTGGGCAGTCCGGTGGAGCCGGAGGTGAACATCACGTAGGCGAGGCGGGCTCCTCCCCCGCCGAGGGGGAGCGTCTCCGGGGGAGCGGCGCCGGTGCCGGGCGGTCCCGCGTCGAGCACCCGGCCGGCCGGGTCGACGGTCACCACCGGCGTGCCGGGGGGTAGTTGACGCACCCAGGGGTGCGTGCGGGTGACCCCGTCGACGACGAGGACGCGCGGGGCGGACACCTCCGCGACCCGGGCGAGGCGTTCGGCGGGCCAGCGCGGGTCGAGGGGGACATAGGCGGAGCCGGCGCGCAGGGCCGCGAGGGAGGCGGTGACCAGGGCGGTCGAGCGGCCCACGAGGATGCCGACGCCGCTCTCCGCGCCGGCCCCGGCCCCGGCCCCGGCCCCGGAGAGCACATCCGCCAGTTCGCCCGAGAGCCGGAGGAGTCCGCCGTAGGTCAGCTCCTCGCCGGCGCCGGTGACGGCGACCGCTTCCGGCTGCCGGGCGGCGATGCGTGCCACGGCCTCCGGCACGCTCATGTCCGTAGTTCCCATGGGGAGTTCGGCGCCCCGCCCCTGGGCGAGGAGCATCTCGCGTTCGCCGTCCAGGAGGACGGTTGCGGCGTCGGCGCGCAGGTCGAGCCCCTGGGCCATCACCGTCAGCAGATGGCGCATACGGGCCGCCGTGCGGGCCACCTCCTCGCGGCCGAGGGCGG
Coding sequences within:
- a CDS encoding RNA ligase → MTDLDTLLPPADLAAAMEAGHVSRKTHPTLPLSIYTYTRECQYGHVWTPVTMRCRGLVADDLSGAVVALPFPKIFLTAMHGAHDFAPPLPAEPFEIFEKTDGSLIIVFHYDGRWHAASKGSFVSGQAQWAQAVLDAADLSGLDPELTYLAEAVYPANRVVVDYGRREDLVLLAAYRPADRVEEPLSSVAPGWKPIGTVVRSWGLRDGLAELERLAATSTTLDGVRADGTDEEGYVIRYASGARAKIKLSAYLALHKLFTGTNERTVWEVLASGQDPAVLFDEVPDEFADWTRAVAASLRERHDRLVERAREEYGRVVAALPAGADRKAFALEAAGAEHRGVLFLLHDGRDDAVSAWAWREVKPRGDRPFRDAED
- a CDS encoding non-ribosomal peptide synthetase, producing MTGFQLEDVLPLTPLQAGMLFHALYDSTAVDVYTAQFVFDLEGTPDVPALRAAVGGLLRRHANLRVGFLHEDLDEPVQAVAAEVPVPLEELDLTGPDGPAATQARLTAFLAADRTRRFDLATPPLMRFALVRTGPRHHRLVMTAHHILLDGWSMPLLVRELFELYATGGDDCALPRVAPYRTYLAWLAQQDRAEALDAWRAALAGIEAPTLLAGVRRGGGAPEAGASAPGVSEGEGELPETLVLDLDEATTTRLRETARAHRLTLNTLVQGAWGLLLTKLTGRPDIVFGTTVSGRPPEIPGVESMVGLFINTVPVRVRPAADDTLATLLTRLQDEQGRLLGAQFVGLTEIREVTGLDELFDTLTVFENYPLDAEALRTAQRGLPGIAVTGFSGTDAAHYPLTLTIAPGDTLRITFGHRVTALGREEVARTAARMRHLLTVMAQGLDLRADAATVLLDGEREMLLAQGRGAELPMGTTDMSVPEAVARIAARQPEAVAVTGAGEELTYGGLLRLSGELADVLSGAGAGAGAGAESGVGILVGRSTALVTASLAALRAGSAYVPLDPRWPAERLARVAEVSAPRVLVVDGVTRTHPWVRQLPPGTPVVTVDPAGRVLDAGPPGTGAAPPETLPLGGGGARLAYVMFTSGSTGLPKGVGVTHADITSLAAERTWGDGATDAVLLHSAYAFDASTFEIWVPLLNGGRVVLAPEGTLQPATIRELVARHGVTAAFLTTALFNVVAETDPGALGLLRLAAAGGEAAAPGVLQRLAAAHPDTAVLNAYGPTETTTFATLHRVRPGDAPDGVPPIGRPLDGMSAHVLDAALRPVPPGAEGELYLAGPGVARGYLGRPGLTATRFLADPFTGGGARMYRTGDLVRRGADGSLHHLARADQQIKLRGHRIEPAEIEAALRADPSVRAACVLVREDLPGDRTLTAYVVPAPGRTPDPGLLAAHVGRRLPAYMVPAVIQPLDALPLTPNGKLDRHALPAPVRRTGPAGRPPRGAHEEILAGLFADVLGVDRVGADDNFFSLGGHSLLATRLVGRVRTALETEADIRTLFENPTVATLAAALRDARRPARPALVPQERPATLPLSYAQQRLWFLHRLEGPSATYNIPFAVRLDGPLDTEALRLALRDVVTRHASLRTVFPEREGGPCQHIIDPEDVRLPLAVEAADEEKLADRVRAAAAEPIDVEHRLPVRATLLRLVPRAAHVLVLVIHHIAADGSSLAPLARDLGAAYRARLRGEAPGWTAPRVDHADHALWQRRLLGGEQGAPSELLNRQLAHWRGALAGLPEIVELPWDRPRPPVSLHTGATHTFGLTPATARRVTDLARATGTTVFMVLQAALSLTLSRHGAGDDIPLGTAVAGRTDEAAADLVGFFVNTLVLRADLSGDPTFLELLAQIREFDLSAHANQDVPFERLVELLNPARSQNHHPLFQTMLVLQNHTPAAPAELPGLTVTAVPVGTAVSKFDLSFTFTETQDGNGAPDGMRATVDYATELFDASTVHALAERLVLLLDAVTTDPGRPLHTYEVLTATERTRLTAWGAGPEDDLPGSTVPSLYEEWARRTPHAPAVRDARTTLTYAALDARADALARRLNALGIGPEDRVAVALPRTHDLVVGLLGVLKAGAAYVPLDPDYPADRLSYMIEDARPRLLLTTPGIHRRLPATTVPHLYATDPGDRGPGDPGEGPAALRRPLPEHPAYVIYTSGSTGRPKGVVVTHRGAGAMAASQRERLHVTPESRVLHMASVSFDAAFWELCMALLSGACLEIDERDALLPGPTLAATVRERGATHLTLPPAALAVMPAGSLPTGTTLVLAGEACTPALVREWAADRYLVNAYGPTETTVCATMSAAQHADGPLAPDRTVPIGVPVDGTRVHVLDDRLAPVPPGVVGELYVSGAGVARGYHGRPGLTATRFVADPADRTGGRMYRTGDLVRWTTDAEHGGGQGEVGGGQRELVYVSRVDDQVKLRGFRIELGEIEALLTTLPGVAAACAVVREDRPGDRRLVAYTAPAEGTAGPDESELRVHLAAALPGHMLPAAYVRLDALPLTPNGKTDRRALPAPDRTAPTGGRPPRTDRERALCAAFAETLGVDRVGVTDDFFALGGHSLLAVALARRIEEVCGRRPTLRALFAAPTVEGVDRMLAGGAGEGDPPRSAAEVDLAAEVRLAPDITGTGRGVPLPAPARSPARPSARPLLTGASGFLGAFLLRDLIETTGGPVDCLVRAEDTPTAAGRLRANLERYGLWSPRYAELIHPVPGDLAAPGLGLAPQDRAALVRRLGLVLHNGAHVNFAAPYGDLRAANVAGTEELLRLLADSASPGMHYVSTTGVHAPASGPAPVILTETSPTGPAAGLPDGYAQSKWVAEGLVGLARERGLPVTVHRPGRISGDTTTGACQDRDLLWQLIKGCLQAEAVPDLPHGSTDWVPVDHVSASVVALALSGSPGDATYHHTNPDAPNLDRVFEAARRLGHEVRTVPADEWQARVAARPDNAAQLFLGHGGEGAGGGATDHRRFDSGRTIGAVAALGVHLPPLTDEVLDRYLTYFRSTGFLPAPGQVTAGP